One window of Salmo salar chromosome ssa11, Ssal_v3.1, whole genome shotgun sequence genomic DNA carries:
- the LOC100194600 gene encoding betaine--homocysteine S-methyltransferase 1: MAPAGAKRNILERLDAGEIVIGDGGFVFALEKRGYVKAGPWTPEAAAEHPEAVRQLHREFLRAGSNVMQTFTFYASDDKLENRGNAQRFTGTQINEAACDLAREVANEGDAMVAGGVSQTPSYLSCKCEDEVKSIFKRQLDVFVKKNVDFMIAEYFEHVEEAEWAVQVLKTSGKPVCASLCIGPDGDLNGVSPGDCAVRLVKAGANIVGINCHFDPMTCVKTVKMMKEGVERAGLKAHYMVQPLAFHTPDCNCQGFIDLPEFPFGLEPRILTRWDMHKYAREAFNVGIRFIGGCCGFEPYHIRAVAEELATERGYLPAASEKHGNWGAGLEMHTKPWVRARARRDYWEKLKPASGRPKCPSMSTPDSWGVTKGHADLMQHKEATSQEELKPLFEKAKASH, encoded by the exons ATGGCACCAGCTGGAGCTAAGAGG AACATTCTGGAGCGCCTGGATGCAGGCGAGATTGTTATTGGGGATGGAGGTTTCGTCTTCGCCCTGGAGAAAAGGGGCTATGTGAAGGCGGGTCCCTGGACTCCTGAGGCTGCCGCCGAGCACCCCGAGGCTG TGAGACAGCTGCACCGTGAATTCCTGCGGGCGGGGTCAAATGTCATGCAGACTTTCACCTTCTACGCCAGCGATGATAAACTGGAGAACAGGGGTAACGCTCAGCGCTTCACC GGCACACAAATCAACGAGGCCGCCTGTGACCTGGCCAGGGAGGTGGCCAATGAGGGCGACGCGATGGTGGCGGGCGGGGTCTCCCAGACCCCCTCTTACTTGAGCTGCAAGTGCGAGGACGAGGTCAAGAGCATCTTCAAGAGGCAGCTTGATGTCTTCGTCAAGAAGAACGTGGATTTCATGATTGCAGAG TACTTTGAGCACGTGGAGGAGGCAGAGTGGGCCGTGCAGGTGCTGAAGACCTCGGGCAAGCcagtgtgtgcctctctgtgtaTCGGCCCTGACGGAGACCTCAACGGAGTCAGCCCTGGAGACTGTGCCGTCCGGCTGGTCAAAGCTG GAGCCAATATTGTGGGCATCAACTGTCACTTTGACCCCATGACCTGTGTGAAGACGGTGAAAATGATGAAGGAGGGTGTTGAGAGGGCGGGGCTGAAGGCCCACTACATGGTCCAGCCTCTGGCCTTCCACACCCCTGACTGCAACTGCCAGGGATTCATCGACCTGCCAGAGTTCCCCTTCG gTCTGGAGCCCAGGATTCTGACCAGGTGGGACATGCACAAGTACGCCAGGGAGGCCTTCAACGTTGGCATCCGTTTCATTGGCGGCTGCTGCGGCTTCGAGCCCTACCACATCAGGGCTGTAGCTGAGGAGCTGGCCACAGAGAGAGGCTACCTGCCCGCTGCCTCAGAGAAGCACGGTAACTGGGGTGCTGGCCTGGAGATGCACACCAAGCCATGGGTCCGTGCCAG ggcTCGCCGTGACTACTGGGAGAAGTTGAAGCCAGCATCCGGCCGTCCCAAGTGTCCCTCCATGTCCACCCCTGATAGCTGGGGTGTCACCAAGGGCCATGCCGACCTGATGCAGCACAAAGAGGCCACCAGCCAGGAAGAGCTCAAGCCCCTGTTTGAGAAGGCCAAGGCCAGCCACTGA